A genomic segment from Euleptes europaea isolate rEulEur1 chromosome 17, rEulEur1.hap1, whole genome shotgun sequence encodes:
- the ZNF319 gene encoding zinc finger protein 319, protein MSESWQQQPAPPQQPPHHAGAAALPEHPIPSSAVGENPLGCAVYGILLQPEPSSLQHHPPIPASSGEPSAKCGVCGHDLAHLSNPQEHQCLQGGHDRSFQCTQCLKIFHQATDLLEHQCLQVEQKPFVCGVCKMGFSLLTSLAQHHNVHNGSAAVKCSICEKTYKAAAVAAAPEEPAPPQQPAALNRTPMEKPYSCSICQKPFKHLSELSRHERVHTGEKPYKCSLCDKSFSQSSHLVHHKRTHSAERPYKCTVCEKAFKHRSHLVRHMYAHSGEAHLFRCNVCELHFKESSELLQHPCTPSGERPFRCGACHKAFRRPSDLRQHERTHSTERPFQCDLCQMSFKQQYALMRHRRTHKTAAPTTSTEQEPQAPPFKCSLCEKGFVQPAHLLYHQHVHGIENLFKCNACQKGFSQSSELLRHRCVQSAERPFKCAVCSKAYKRASALQKHQLASHCAEKPLRCTLCERRFFSSSEFVQHRCDPARERPLKCPDCQKRFKYASDLQRHRRVHTGEKPYKCPACEKAFKQREHLNKHHGVHTREQHYKCMWCGERFLDLGLLQEHSAQHTSAENAYPVAPCLP, encoded by the coding sequence ATGTCGGAAAGCTGGCAACAGCAGCCGGCCCCTCCGCAACAGCCGCCGCACCACGCCGGGGCAGCTGCTCTCCCGGAGCATCCCATCCCATCGAGCGCGGTGGGTGAGAACCCCTTAGGCTGCGCCGTCTACGGCATCCTGCTCCAGCCGGAGCCCAGCAGCCTTCAGCACCACCCGCCCATCCCCGCCAGCAGCGGGGAGCCCTCTGCCAAATGCGGCGTGTGCGGCCATGACTTGGCCCACCTCTCCAACCCCCAGGAGCACCAGTGTCTGCAGGGGGGCCACGACCGGTCCTTCCAGTGCACCCAGTGCCTGAAGATCTTCCACCAGGCCACGGACCTCCTGGAGCACCAGTGCCTGCAAGTGGAGCAGAAGCCGTTTGTCTGCGGCGTCTGCAAGATGGGCTTCTCCCTCCTCACGTCGCTGGCTCAGCACCACAACGTCCACAACGGCAGCGCCGCCGTCAAGTGCTCCATCTGCGAGAAGACCTACAAGGCGGCGGCTGTGGCAGCAGCACCTGAGGAGCCGGCGCCACCCCAGCAGCCTGCTGCGCTCAACCGGACCCCCATGGAGAAGCCCTACAGCTGCTCCATCTGCCAGAAGCCCTTCAAGCACCTCTCGGAGCTGTCGCGCCACGAGCGGGTGCACACCGGGGAGAAGCCTTACAAGTGCAGCCTCTGCGACAAGAGCTTCAGCCAGTCGTCCCACCTGGTGCACCACAAGCGCACGCACAGCGCCGAGCGGCCTTATAAATGCACCGTGTGCGAGAAGGCCTTCAAGCACCGCTCCCACCTGGTGCGTCACATGTATGCCCACTCGGGCGAGGCGCATCTCTTCCGCTGCAACGTCTGCGAGCTGCACTTCAAGGAGTCGTCGGAGCTTCTGCAGCACCCCTGCACCCCCAGCGGCGAGCGGCCCTTTCGCTGCGGCGCCTGCCACAAGGCATTCCGCCGGCCCTCGGACCTCCGGCAGCACGAGCGCACGCACAGCACCGAGCGCCCCTTCCAGTGCGACCTCTGCCAGATGAGCTTCAAGCAGCAGTACGCGCTGATGCGCCACCGCCGCACGCACAAGACGGCAGCTCCGACCACCTCCACGGAGCAGGAGCCGCAGGCGCCCCCCTTCAAGTGTTCTTTGTGCGAGAAGGGCTTCGTGCAGCCGGCTCACCTGCTCTATCACCAGCATGTCCACGGCATTGAGAACCTGTTCAAGTGTAACGCGTGCCAGAAGGGCTTCAGCCAGTCCTCGGAGCTGCTGCGCCACCGCTGTGTCCAGAGCGCCGAGCGGCCCTTCAAGTGCGCCGTGTGTAGTAAGGCCTACAAGCGGGCGTCCGCCCTCCAGAAGCACCAGCTGGCCTCGCACTGCGCGGAGAAGCCCCTCCGCTGCACCCTGTGCGAGAGGCGCTTCTTCTCGTCGTCGGAATTTGTGCAGCACCGTTGCGACCCTGCCCGCGAGCGGCCCCTCAAGTGCCCGGACTGCCAGAAGCGCTTCAAGTACGCCTCTGACCTGCAGCGCCACCGGCGGGTTCACACCGGGGAGAAGCCTTACAAGTGCCCGGCTTGCGAGAAGGCCTTCAAGCAGCGGGAGCACCTGAACAAGCACCACGGGGTCCACACCCGGGAGCAACACTACAAGTGCATGTGGTGCGGTGAGCGCTTCCTGGACCTGGGCCTGCTGCAGGAGCACAGTGCGCAGCACACGTCTGCCGAGAACGCCTACCCGGTCGCGCCCTGCCTGCCTTGA
- the USB1 gene encoding U6 snRNA phosphodiesterase 1: MLVGYSSSSSSSSSSSSASSPPASGDEDGSPAAQEAATQAGSPAALPAPSITAPRLPVPDSVLNMFRDQEEDTVVDDPSKHGGRVRTFAHERGNWATHIYVPYEAQEDFLDLLQVLHAHAQTHVASLTATAEFHISLSQSVILRHHWINPFVQSLKERLSSFHRFICRADQVKIYTNDAKTRTFVGLEVSSGHSQFLELVSEVDKVTEEFNLAPFYKNPSFHLSLAWCVGNLSEKLEGQCLQELQEIVDKFEDSSYLLRIHVADVRCKSGKKVFSFPLR; encoded by the exons ATGCTGGTGggctacagcagcagcagcagcagcagcagcagcagcagctcggccTCGTCGCCCCCCGCCTCGGGCGACGAAGACGGCtcccccgcggcccaggaggcgGCCACCCAGGCGGGGAGCCCCgccgccctccccgcccccag CATAACAGCTCCCCGTCTTCCTGTACCAGACAGTGTGCTAAATATGTTCAGAGACCAGGAAGAGGATACGGTAGTGGATGACCCCAGCAAGCATGGAGGCCGGGTGCGGACCTTTGCGCATGAGCGAGGCAACTGGGCAACCCACATCTATGTGCCTT ATGAAGCCCAGGAGGACTTCTTGGACCTGCTGCAGGTCCTCCATGCGCATGCACAGACGCACGTGGCATCGCTGACAGCCACGGCTGAATTCCACATCAGTCTCTCGCAGAGCGTGATTCTGCGCCATCACTGGATAAACCCTTTTGTGCAGTCCCTCAAGGAACGCCTGTCCTCCTTCCACAG GTTTATCTGCAGGGCAGACCAAGTGAAGATTTACACCAATGATGCTAAAACCAG GACGTTTGTTGGCTTGGAGGTCTCTTCGGGGCATTCCCAGTTCTTGGAGCTGGTTTCTGAGGTGGACAAAGTTACGGAGGAGTTCAATCTAGCCCCATTCTACAAG AATCCGTCGTTTCACCTCAGTCTCGCATGGTGTGTTGGAAACTTGTCTGAAAAACTTGAAGGCCAGTGTCTCCAGGAACTGCAG GAGATTGTGGACAAGTTTGAGGATTCTTCCTACCTTCTCCGAATCCATGTGGCCGATGTCCGTTGCAAGTCTGGCAAGAAGGTCTTTTCCTTCCCTCTACGATAG